The segment ATGGTAAATGGTTACTCACTCTTTCCAAAAGAAGTAAGTCTGGATGGATACAAATTCTTATATGACTTTAAAGGACAACTTTTAAATTCATTTGGTATTACGGTATTTATTACGGTTGTTGGGACACTGATTAATACAACCTTTACATCAACGTATGCGTATGCAATCTCACGTCCAAACTTCAAATACCGTCGTTTCTTTACCAAATTCGCATTACTCACAATGTTATTCAGTGCGGGAATGATTCCCAACTACATTGTGATGACTAAATTATTGGGACTTAAGGATACGGTCTGGGCATTAATTCTGCCAATGGCTTTAAGTCCATTTAATATCATCGTCATGAAAACATTCTTTAAACGGACCGTTCCGGACGCAATCATTGAATCAGCCCGTATTGATGGCGCAAGTGAGTTTCGTATTTTTATTCAAATAGTTTTACCACTTGCGGTTCCTGGTATCGCAACCATTAGTTTATTTGCGGCACTGGCTTTCTGGAACGACTGGTTTAATGCACTCTTGTATATCAACTCTAAATCCTTATACCCGCTTCAATACTTATTGATGAAGATTCAATCAAATCTTGATTATATCTCACAAAATGTAGGGTTATCTGGAATTAACAGTGGTATCGGTTTACCGAAAGAATCTGCACGTATGGCGATGGTTGTTCTGTCCACATTGCCGATCGCAGTATCTTATCCATTCTTCCAGAAATACTTTGTCAGTGGTTTAACCATTGGGGGCGTAAAGGAATAAGAGCGATATAAACAGCTTTGCCTAATTATGATATTTTATAGAGGAGGAACATCATGAAAAAAGGCGTTTTTAAAACGTTTACAGTTTTAATGGCTGCTTTACTTGTATTAACAGGTTGTGGCAAAAAAACTGATAAACCAGAGGGAGAAGTTGTAACGTTACAACTTTATCAAGTAGGGGATGCACCCAAAAATCTTGATGAATTAACGGATGCAATCAATAAAATTTCTGAAGAAGAAATTGGGGTTAAAGTTAAATTTAACTACATTGGTTGGGGAGACTATGAACAAAAAATGTCTGTAATGGTTACAGCAGGTGATGAGTTTGACTTAGCATTTGCGAATAACTATACCATTAACGCACAAAAAGGTGCTTATGCAGACTTAACCGATTTAGTCAAAGAACACGCGAAAGAGTTCTTTGATTCCGTAGATCCAATTTACTACGATGGTAACGTAATTGACGGTAAACTATACGGTTTCCCAATTAACGGGAACGTGTTTGCACAACAAATGCTTACATTTAACTCCGATTACCTAAACAAATACAATATTGATGTATCAAACATCAACAGCTACGCAGATGCGGAAGCAGCACTTCAAACGGTAAAAGATAATGAACCTGAAGTAGCACCATTCGCAATCGGTAGTGGCTACAAAGCAACTCTTGGAAACTTTGACTATATTTTAGGTGATAAGTTACCATTTGCAATCAACCTTGATGGCGATACAACAAAAATTGTGAATGCTTATGAAACATCACAAGGTATGGAAACCTTAAAACAAATTCACGGACTTTACAAAAAAGGATTAATTCCTCAAGATGCAGCAACGTCCACAACCGGATATGCACTTGAAAGTCCAGTATGGTTTATGCGACAAGAAACACAAGGACCTGCAGACTATGGTGATTCTCTACTATCACAAGTAGCGGGTAAAGAAATTATTTCACGTCCATTAAACAAACCTTTAAAATCTACAGCTCAAGCACAAATGGGTAACTTTATCGTTGCAATCAACTCAAAACATAAAGTTGAATCGGTAAAATGGTTAAACTTATTAAATACCAATGCACAAATGATGAATACATTGATCTATGGTATTGAAGGCGAAGCATGGAAAAAATAGATGATAACCACTTAGAATTATTAGATGGTTATAAAGAAGATAATCATATGGCTGCATGGAATACAGGGAACAGTGCCCTTTTACTCCAACAAGCTAAGATTACCGATGAAATGATTGCGAAACGTGCAGAAGATACTAAAAATGCACCTGTTTCACCAATCTTAGGCTTTAACTTCAAGACAGATGAAGTTAAAACAGAGATCAGTGCTTTAATGAACGTTATGGAAGAATACTCAGCAGTTATCAATACGGGAACGGTTGATCCAGAAGTTAAAGTTCCAGAATTTGTGGAAAAACTTAAAGCAGCAGGTTGGGATAAAGTCTTGGATGAAATGCAATCACAATACGATGCATTCCAAGCAAGTAAATAATAAATAAATTGAACAAAGAGCACAAATTGGGGTATCGTTTGATATCCCGATTTGTGCTATGATTATCATGTCAGGGGGTCTATTTCTATGGTTGCTTCAACAATAACAAACGTCTTTGAACGCGTTTATACCGTTATGAAGATGAGTTTAATGTTTTGGGCACTCACCTTAATGGGTGGTGTTATTTTAGGTGTTGGTCCAGCGTTTCTTGTTTTGATGGATTTGTATCATGAACACGGTTGGGAATATCGTGGTTATGCATGGCGTAATCTTGTGTCATGTTTCAAAACTCACTTTAAACGTGGAATGCGTTACTGTATGCTGTTTTGGTACCGCAAATCTTGATTGGGTATAATGTGTACCTTGCAACGCAAGTGAAACATCCATTATTTTTTGTGTTAGATTTTGTCTTGATTGCAATGTTTATATTCCTATCAATTGCATATATCTACGGTTTGGTTTTAAATGCCGCATTTGAGATTGAATTCTATAACCTTATTAAACTGAGTGTTATTTCTGTATTCGTAAATTTTTTCAAAATCTTTCGTATCGTTATGTTAATGATGTGTGTACTCGCACTAACATATCGATATAAGGGATTAATTCTTTTTGGTAGTATTGGAATCTATATTGCGCTTATGCATTGGAGTCTAAACGGTTGGATCCATGAAGTTGATGAAAAGATTGAAATCCTTTAACGCGAATACAGAAAACACAAGTTTAATGAAAAAATTGATTAAGTCTTATTCGGTTATCTTAATCATCATCATTACAATTTTCGCGATTACGGTAGGGTATGTCACATCAAAACGAGACTACGATGAGGCGGTACTACAGAATAAAGCAATCAGTCAAAAAATGACGGAAATTATTGAAAGTTATGAGCAGGATCTGCGTAAAATTGTTTTTGATTTGTTTAGACGCGGATCATGTACAAAGTATGAAAGATTACTTTTATATGGATCTGCCTA is part of the Erysipelothrix piscisicarius genome and harbors:
- a CDS encoding DUF3502 domain-containing protein codes for the protein MEKIDDNHLELLDGYKEDNHMAAWNTGNSALLLQQAKITDEMIAKRAEDTKNAPVSPILGFNFKTDEVKTEISALMNVMEEYSAVINTGTVDPEVKVPEFVEKLKAAGWDKVLDEMQSQYDAFQASK
- a CDS encoding carbohydrate ABC transporter permease, with protein sequence MKKKKIEKVEVRSFSKNTDRVFNVIIGLFALSCIFPFIFVIVVSFTTETALMVNGYSLFPKEVSLDGYKFLYDFKGQLLNSFGITVFITVVGTLINTTFTSTYAYAISRPNFKYRRFFTKFALLTMLFSAGMIPNYIVMTKLLGLKDTVWALILPMALSPFNIIVMKTFFKRTVPDAIIESARIDGASEFRIFIQIVLPLAVPGIATISLFAALAFWNDWFNALLYINSKSLYPLQYLLMKIQSNLDYISQNVGLSGINSGIGLPKESARMAMVVLSTLPIAVSYPFFQKYFVSGLTIGGVKE
- a CDS encoding DUF624 domain-containing protein, with the protein product MVASTITNVFERVYTVMKMSLMFWALTLMGGVILGVGPAFLVLMDLYHEHGWEYRGYAWRNLVSCFKTHFKRGMRYCMLFWYRKS
- a CDS encoding ABC transporter substrate-binding protein, which encodes MKKGVFKTFTVLMAALLVLTGCGKKTDKPEGEVVTLQLYQVGDAPKNLDELTDAINKISEEEIGVKVKFNYIGWGDYEQKMSVMVTAGDEFDLAFANNYTINAQKGAYADLTDLVKEHAKEFFDSVDPIYYDGNVIDGKLYGFPINGNVFAQQMLTFNSDYLNKYNIDVSNINSYADAEAALQTVKDNEPEVAPFAIGSGYKATLGNFDYILGDKLPFAINLDGDTTKIVNAYETSQGMETLKQIHGLYKKGLIPQDAATSTTGYALESPVWFMRQETQGPADYGDSLLSQVAGKEIISRPLNKPLKSTAQAQMGNFIVAINSKHKVESVKWLNLLNTNAQMMNTLIYGIEGEAWKK